In Moraxella osloensis, the sequence CGCCCTTACCCCTGCAATCATTTCATCAAAGCCTACGGTCTGGGCTTGAATAAAGTCATGATCAAAAATAGCGGCTTTACCGTTATCCCGTGCCTCGCGATCCCAATTATCTAAATGCTTGAGTATGCCCGTCATTAACGCATAGTCTGAGCCAATGTTTAGCTGGAAAAAATAGTGACTAAGTGGCGTGCTACCATTTGTCAGCATTTGGCTTGGGCGTTTTGGATCTTGAAAACGCGTAAGTCCCCGCTCTTTAAGCGGATTAATCACAATGATTTTGCCACCACGCTCAGCGACATTTGCCAATGTTTCTAGCATACGTGGGTGATTGGTACCTGGATTATGCCCAAAACTCCACACGCTGTCACAATGCTCAAAGTCATCCATTACGATGGTTGCTTTACCTAAGCCGATACTATCTTTTAACCCCACACTGCTTGCTTCATGGCACATATTGGAGCAATCTGGCATATTGTTCGTGCCATAGCATTTGGTAAATAACTGATACAAAAACGACGCTTCATTACTGGCTCGACCAGAGGTATAAAAGACAGCTTCATTCGGGTCATCCAATCGATTGAGATGACTGGCAATCAACTGATAAGCAGCTTCCCATTCGATGGGTTCGTACTTATCAGTCGCCGCATTGTACTGCATAGGCTCAGTCAAGCGTCCTTGGTTTTCCAAGAAATAATCACTTTGCGCGAGCAGTTCAGTGACGGTATATTTGGCAAAAAAATCAGCCGTCACGGTTTTTTTGGTGGTTTCAAATGCCGTTGCTTTAGCCCCATTTTCACAAAAATTAATGGGCTTTTTTTTGCCGTTTGGAAATGCACAACTTGGGCACTTAGTGCCAAATGGCTGATTTAGGTCTAATAATGTGATTGGCGCACGGGTCAATGCCTGCTGCTTTCGCATATTACCTTGCACGGCTATCAACGCACCCCAACCCCCAGATGGCGTAATAAGCGCATCAAGTTTATTATCGGTTTGGTTCAAATCGGTGGTATGAGTCAAACTATGAGGAAGATTGACATAGTCAAAAATTTGATTCGTCAACGTATGGAAGGGTTGCATTAATCGCATGGCGTTTTCCAAAATATTTGAGGAGAGATAAATTAGAAACCTTTGCACGAACAAATAAACAAAAGTTTGTAAAAATGATATAATACAGTAAAATCAAAAAGTGAACCGTCCTGGTTTTATCGGAGACATAAAGTCTTGAGTCAAGCAGCATAGCCTAACAATTTTAATGAACGATAAAAGATATTCTCTGCATTGATAGGCGACAAATATCCATTAGTAGAGTGCAATCGTTCATAGTTGTAACAGTGTACCCAATCAAGAGTAGCAAGTGCAACATCATTTACACCCTACCATTCTTGTTTAAAATAATGAATTACCTCCGTTTTGTATAGACCATTCACTGATGTATGCTGAAAAAAACGGAGGGGAATATTTGGTAAACTAACCATCTAAATAGGAGTTTACCATGAGCAAAAAAAAGAACAGAATATAGCGAAAGTTTCAAAGCTGAAGCTGTCGGTAAAATCAAGGAAAACGCTGGCAACGTCAGTCAAACAGCCAAAGAACTAGGCATACCCATGAACACGCTTGCCAACTGGCATCGACTAGCCAATGGCGGACAGCTAAAAGGCACAGATAGCTACAATCCCGAACTCATGGCAGCCTTAGACGAAATCAAAGAACTTAAAAAGCAACTCAAAATAGCCCAAGAAGAAAGAGAAATACTAAAAAAGGCAACGGCGTACTTTGCCAATGAGAAGGAATAAGCAAAGCACTGCTTCGCCTCGACGCAAGGCGAGATCTATGCTCGAGTACCAATAACCAAGTACGCCTTTATGCAGGCGCATCGCTTAAGTTACTCTGTACAACGCATAGCAAGGTTATTTGAAGTCAGCTTGTCAGGCTATTACGACTGGCTAAATCGAGGCATCAGTAAGCGTAAGCAACACCACAACCGCTATGAATTACTGGTCAAATCCGCTCACATGGATACACAGCAAAGCTATGGGCATGAACGCTTGCATCAGCATTTAACCAGTCAAGGGCATGACATCAGCCTGTACATAGTGCGACAAATTAAACAAGAACATGGTATTTACTGCAAACGCCCCAGGCGATTTAAAACGACTACTGACTCAAATCATAATAAGCCTATCTATCCAAACTTGTTAGAACAGCAATTTGATGTGACAGCACCTAACCCTAACATCGAAAAGATTCTTGCGGAGCAGTGCTCCTCAGGTCAGTGATATTACTTACATTTGGACTAATGAAGGCTGGGTGTACTTGGCAGCGGTCAAAGACTTGTACAGCAAAGAGATTGTGGGATATGCTCTAAATAAGCGTATGACCGCTGATTTGGTTTGTGAGGCTCTAAAAATGCCATCAAGTATAAACGCCCTGCTCGAGGCTTGATTGTGCATTCTGATGCAGGTATTCAATATTGCAGTTATCAGTACCGCCAAATCGTTCAAAAGCATGGCTTTGCGGGTTCTATGAGTCGAAAAGGTACTCAGGCATAGCCTTCGCCTTGCACTCGGGCAAAGCAGTGCTTTGCTATTCCTCGTTCATGCTATGATAATGCACCGATGGAGAGTTTCTTGGGTGAGAAGCACTGCTTCGCAAGAAAAAATGAGCTGGTTTACCATAAGATTTACGAAACTCGTCAGCAAGCCATCGCTGATGTTACAAGATATATTGAGATTTTTTATAACCGACAACGAATACAAAAAGGGTTAGGATTCAGGTCACCTGCGGGGGTTTCCAAGACTTTTACCGTCAGGCTGCCTGACATAATCTACCAAGTATTTTTTTCCGTTGTTGACAGCAGGGGTCAGTTATTTTGAAACTAGAAGGTGACAGTCCTTTATGGACATATAAAGAACGAGAAAAACTGACCCCTGCCGTCAAATCCGTACAGTTAAACTTGGGAGATTTTAGTTACGCAGCTTGACGATAATAATCAAACCACACCTGTCTTGGCGATTTATAGGCCAAACCCTTTTGAATCCTCGTTTGGTTGTAGTACAGCTCAATATAGCCAATGATATCGCTGATGGCTGTAAATCTTGTTTTATAGTCTTGGTGATATACTAATTCATTCTTTAATACGCCCCAGAAGCTTTCTATTGGAGCGTTATCAAAGCAGTTGCCACGACCACTCATCGAGCCTGTAAACTGATGCTGTTTGATAATCTTGTGGTAGGCATGGCTACAGTACTGACTGCCTCTGTCAGAGTGAACTATTAGCTCTTTGCTGGGCCGTTTGTTCTTGATGGCCATGTTCAATGCACGGCATACTAGATCAGCGGTCATACGTTTGTTAATGGCATAGCCAACCAGCTCTTTAGTGTATAAGTCTTTAACCCCTGCTAAGTACAGCCAACCCTCATTTGTCCAGATATAGGTGATGTCACTGACCCAAGACTCATTAGGACGCTTAGCATCAAACTGCTGATCCAACACGTTTGGATAAACCATTTTACTATGGTTTGAGTCAGTAGTGACTTTAAAGCGTTTATGGCGACGGCATTTGATGCCATGTTCTTCTTTGATACGTCTGACCATGTACAAGCTAATATCATGGCCTTGCTCTATGAGCTTTGCATGCAGTCGATCAGCACCATAGCGCTCACGAGTTTCACTGTGAGCAGCCCTAACCAGTAGCTCAGACTGATTACGATGTATCTGTTGGTCACTGATATCACGACTCAGCCAGTCGTAATAACTTGATGGCTTAACGCTTAGCACACGGCACATAGTGGTGATGCTAAAGAAGTGCTGGTTATCTTTGATAAAGGCGTACCTGACTAACTGTGCTTTGCAAAGTACGCCGTGGCCTTTTTTAGGATCTCTCGCTCCTCTTCGGCAACTTTAAGTTGTCGCTTGAGCTGCTTTATTTCTTGGAGAGCCGTCATAAGATCAGGATCGTATTGATCTGTTCCTGCAAGTTTGCCTTGATTAGCTTTGTTGTTCCAGTTCGATAAGGTTTGCATGGCCATACCAAGCTGCTTTGCGGTCGCTGAAATATTGCCGTTGTTGTCTGATATCTTCTTGACGGCTTCGGCTTTGAATTCTTCACTATAAGTTCTAATTTTCTTGACCATGATAAACTCCGATTAATACGCTTAGTTTACCAAGTTTACTTGTACGGTTTCTTCAGCATAGCTCAAACTTTTAGCTGCAGATAAAGAGAATCCGCTTTCAGGTGAGGCATTAAATAAGAAACTCTACGATGAAGCTTTTGATATTAAAAAATTAGGGGTCAGCACAGAAAACGGAAAAAATAGGGCGGTAAGGAATTTTGTCGAGTATTTTTAAGCGTTTTTCAACTGTCTAAAAAACCAGGGTTTAATAGACAGTTTATTTTCACCCATTTTTAATGGCTATCCTAGCAATTTTTTGTATATTAACTCATTTATAAAATAGCGTATAATAAAGCCTTATATTTTGCTTTATAAACACCTATAAAGGCACTTATGAAAATCGGCTATGCTCGCACATCGACGCTTGACCAACACCTTGATTTACAATTGGATGCACTAACAAACTGCGGTTGTGAAAAAATCTTTCAAGAGAAAATATCTTCAGTAAAAGACAAACGTCCTCAACTGGAAAACTGTCTTCAAGCGTTGCGAAATGGTGATACGCTATACATCTGGCGACTTGATAGACTGGGTCGTAGTCTTAAAGATTTAATCACTATCGTCAATCAACTGCAAGAAATTGGCTGTGAGCTAGTTTCCATCAAAGAAAGCATTGATACCAGTACCACATCAGGCAAACTCACCTTTCACTTGTTTGCATCCCTTGCTGAATTTGAGCGAGAGTTGATTCGAGAACGTACCCAAGCAGGTTTAAGCTCAGCTCGTGCTCGGGGTCGCTTAGGCGGACGACCTGAAAAACTCACCGATGATGAAAAACAAATGATTCGCCAGCTGATGAGCGACCGTCATACCTCAGCGACTAATATTGCCAAACAATTTGGGGTCAGTCGAGCCACAATCTATAAAGTTGCCAAAGGTGTGAAATTCATCAATTAATCATTTTAGCAAAGGTTGTTTGCTATGCCCCGTCGCTCCATTTTATCTGCTAGTGAAAAACAATCACTCATTGCTCTACCTGACAATCAAGCAGAATTTATTCGTTGTTACAGCTTAAGCGAAGCGGATATATCTATCATCAAACAACGTCGTGGCGATGCGAACAGACTGGGGTTTGCTATCCAGCTTTGTTATATGCGGTATCCTGGGATAGTATTAGGACCTAATGAATCCCCAGATTCAGACTTGCTAAATTTTACCAGTCAGCAATTAGGCATTACTCAAGATAGCTGGAATGATTATAGTTTTAGAGAAAAAACCAGAAGAGAGCACATTTTAGAGTTACAGCAATTATTTGGCTTTATCAGCTATGCCCACCTCAATGATGAGCAATATGTCAATTATCTCACCACACTGGCAATTGACACCGATAAAGGCGTTATTCTTGCCGAACATCTCATCAGTTATTTGCGTTCACAGCGAATACTACTGCCTGCAATCAACGCCATTGAGCAAATCTGTGCCGAAGCCATTACCCAGGCAAATAAAACCATCTATTCTCGACTAACAGATGATTTAAGCCAAAACCATGTAGAGAAACTCGATGCGTTGCTTCAAATCAGAAATGGGACCAATCTCACTAATCTTGGTTGGTTACGTCAATCTCCACTTAAACCCAATTCTCGGCATATGCTTTCTCACATTGACAGGCTTCAATACTGCCTCGATATAAACTTACCTGACGGTATTGAGCGCCGCATTCACCAAAATCGCTTGCTAAAAATTGCCCGAGAAGGTGGTCAAATGCAAGCGGCTGACCTTGCTAAATTTGAATCCAAACGGCGGTATGCCACCCTAGTTGCCTTGGTTAGTGAAAGCAAAGCCACCATTATCGATGAAATTATTGATTTGCATGACCGTATCATTGGTAAAATCTTTAACAAAGCCAAAAACAAACATCAGCAAGTTTTTAGTGCATCTGGCAAATCCATCAATGAAAAAGTTGAACTTTATACCCGTATTGGTAAAGCTTTAATCCAAGCGAAGCAACAAAATATCGACCCATTTGATGCGATTGAAAACATCATTTCATGGGAAGCGTTTACCCAAAGTGTTGATGATGCCGAAAGTCTCGTTCAGCCCAATGACTTTGACTTTCTGCCAAGAATCAATGACAGTTACCAAACCATTCGCCGTTATGCACCCGCCATGCTAGACATTCTGCCATTGCAAGCCACCTCAAGCTCAAACAGCTTAATGCAAGCCATTGAGGTATTGCGAACAATGAATAAAGCTGAGAGTCGCAAGCTACCTGATAACCCACCCACCAAATTTATTAAGAAACGCTGGCACAAGCTGATTCACACAGATAATGATATCGACGTACGATATTATGAATTATGCGTACTCTCCGAACTAAAAAACGCCTTACGTTCAGGGGATATTTGGGTACAAGGGTCACGGCAGTTTAAAGCCTTTGATGACTATCTAATAACCAAGGATGAGTTTCAAAAAATACCACAAGGTGAGCTACCCGTTGCTATCAATCCCTATTATCTATCTTATCAGAATCAACGTTTAACGTTACTTGTAGAACAGCTCAAAACAACCAATAAGCTTGCTAAAGCTGATAACCTACCAGAGGCAAGCATTACCAGCTCAGGCTTAAAAATCACCCCACTCGATGCCGTATTTCCAGAGTCGGCTCAAATACTGATAACCCAAGTTGCCAGTATGCTCCCACATATCAAAATCACTGAATTACTGCTTGAGGTTGATGAATGGATAGGGTTTAGTGATGAGTTTATTCATTTAAAGCGTGAAAGTTCAATCCAAGACAAACATTTACTACTAACTGCCATTTTAAGCGATGGTATTAATCTTGGATTAAAGAAAATGGCAGAATCCTGTCCTAGCACGACCCATTCTAAGTTGTCATGGCTACAGGCATGGTACATTCGGGATGAAACTTATACTGCCGCTTTAGCCGTGCTGACCAACGCTCAATTAAATCAACCATTTGCCCAATATTGGGGCGATGGTACAACATCATCATCGGATGGACAACGCTTTAAAACAGGTGGCAGGGGACAAAATATGGGACAT encodes:
- a CDS encoding IS3 family transposase (programmed frameshift); its protein translation is MVKKIRTYSEEFKAEAVKKISDNNGNISATAKQLGMAMQTLSNWNNKANQGKLAGTDQYDPDLMTALQEIKQLKRQLKVAEEEREIPKKGHGVLCKAQLVRYAFIKDNQHFFSITTMCRVLSVKPSSYYDWLSRDISDQQIHRNQSELLVRAAHSETRERYGADRLHAKLIEQGHDISLYMVRRIKEEHGIKCRRHKRFKVTTDSNHSKMVYPNVLDQQFDAKRPNESWVSDITYIWTNEGWLYLAGVKDLYTKELVGYAINKRMTADLVCRALNMAIKNKRPSKELIVHSDRGSQYCSHAYHKIIKQHQFTGSMSGRGNCFDNAPIESFWGVLKNELVYHQDYKTRFTAISDIIGYIELYYNQTRIQKGLAYKSPRQVWFDYYRQAA
- a CDS encoding recombinase family protein, with the protein product MKIGYARTSTLDQHLDLQLDALTNCGCEKIFQEKISSVKDKRPQLENCLQALRNGDTLYIWRLDRLGRSLKDLITIVNQLQEIGCELVSIKESIDTSTTSGKLTFHLFASLAEFERELIRERTQAGLSSARARGRLGGRPEKLTDDEKQMIRQLMSDRHTSATNIAKQFGVSRATIYKVAKGVKFIN
- a CDS encoding Tn3 family transposase; protein product: MPRRSILSASEKQSLIALPDNQAEFIRCYSLSEADISIIKQRRGDANRLGFAIQLCYMRYPGIVLGPNESPDSDLLNFTSQQLGITQDSWNDYSFREKTRREHILELQQLFGFISYAHLNDEQYVNYLTTLAIDTDKGVILAEHLISYLRSQRILLPAINAIEQICAEAITQANKTIYSRLTDDLSQNHVEKLDALLQIRNGTNLTNLGWLRQSPLKPNSRHMLSHIDRLQYCLDINLPDGIERRIHQNRLLKIAREGGQMQAADLAKFESKRRYATLVALVSESKATIIDEIIDLHDRIIGKIFNKAKNKHQQVFSASGKSINEKVELYTRIGKALIQAKQQNIDPFDAIENIISWEAFTQSVDDAESLVQPNDFDFLPRINDSYQTIRRYAPAMLDILPLQATSSSNSLMQAIEVLRTMNKAESRKLPDNPPTKFIKKRWHKLIHTDNDIDVRYYELCVLSELKNALRSGDIWVQGSRQFKAFDDYLITKDEFQKIPQGELPVAINPYYLSYQNQRLTLLVEQLKTTNKLAKADNLPEASITSSGLKITPLDAVFPESAQILITQVASMLPHIKITELLLEVDEWIGFSDEFIHLKRESSIQDKHLLLTAILSDGINLGLKKMAESCPSTTHSKLSWLQAWYIRDETYTAALAVLTNAQLNQPFAQYWGDGTTSSSDGQRFKTGGRGQNMGHINPKYGSEPGRLIYTHVSDQYSPFHSKLVNVGIRESTYVLDGLLYHQSDLKVDEHYTDTAGFTDHVFALMHLLGFKFAPRIRDLGDTKLFIPKGDNPYQALKPMLGGTINIQLIKEHWSDILRLATSIKQGTVTASLILRKLGSYPRQNGLALALREVGRIERTLFILDWLQHKELRRRVQAGLNKGEARNALARAVFFNRLGEIRDRSFEQQRYRASGLNLLTAAIVLWNTVYIERAVNALREQGQEIDDDYLQYLSPLGWEHINLTGDYLWKSNVKVGNGKFRPLRRPDEV